In a genomic window of Nostoc sp. UHCC 0870:
- a CDS encoding AAA family ATPase, with product MARSQLAIQSSVETLAPELDLNAQLAKVVEVEEIFNNCFIPTDRASEYFRWLDELRILKQCGRVIGPRDVGKSRASLYYREEERKKLSYVRAWSASSSKRLFSQILKDINHAAPTGKRVDLRPRLAGSLELFGIEQVIIDNAENLQKEALLDLKQLFDECHVPVVLVGGQELDKILIDFDLLTSFPTLYEFDRLEYDDFKKTLSTIEFDILALPEASNLSEGTIFEVLAESTGARIGLLVKILTKAVLHSLKNGFGKVDQGILEKIASRYGRKYIPPENRNSNK from the coding sequence ATGGCGCGATCGCAACTTGCTATTCAGTCCTCCGTTGAAACCTTAGCTCCTGAGCTAGATTTAAATGCTCAACTTGCTAAAGTCGTTGAAGTTGAAGAGATATTCAATAATTGCTTCATACCAACTGATCGTGCTTCAGAATATTTCAGATGGTTAGATGAGTTGCGAATATTGAAACAATGCGGTCGAGTAATTGGCCCCAGAGATGTGGGGAAAAGCCGAGCGTCTCTTTACTATCGGGAAGAGGAAAGGAAAAAACTTTCCTATGTAAGAGCTTGGTCAGCATCAAGTTCCAAGCGTCTATTTTCGCAAATTCTTAAGGATATTAACCACGCAGCTCCAACAGGTAAGCGGGTAGATTTACGTCCAAGATTGGCTGGTAGTCTTGAATTATTTGGGATAGAACAGGTCATTATTGACAATGCTGAAAATCTCCAAAAAGAAGCACTGCTAGACCTCAAGCAACTTTTTGATGAATGTCATGTCCCTGTCGTCTTAGTTGGAGGACAGGAGCTAGATAAAATCTTGATCGATTTTGATTTGTTGACTAGCTTTCCAACACTGTATGAGTTTGACCGCTTAGAATACGATGATTTTAAGAAAACACTAAGTACAATTGAATTCGATATTCTGGCTCTGCCTGAAGCTTCTAATTTATCTGAGGGAACTATATTTGAGGTTCTAGCTGAAAGTACAGGTGCGCGGATAGGACTGCTAGTCAAAATACTCACTAAGGCAGTTTTACATTCACTCAAGAATGGCTTTGGCAAAGTTGATCAGGGCATTTTAGAAAAAATCGCTAGTCGGTATGGCAGAAAATACATTCCCCCAGAAAACAGAAATAGCAATAAATGA
- a CDS encoding TniQ family protein: MAENTFPQKTEIAINEDDEILPRLGYVEPYPNESISHYLGRLRRFKANSLPSGYSLGKITGLGAITTRWEKLYFNPFPSLEELKALSKLIGVQVERLYEMLPPKDMTMKPRPIRLCGACYAEAPCHLIEWQYKDKLKCDRHNLRLLTKCTNCETPFPIPADWAEGECPHCFLSFAKMAKLQKKLSK, encoded by the coding sequence ATGGCAGAAAATACATTCCCCCAGAAAACAGAAATAGCAATAAATGAAGATGATGAAATTCTGCCAAGGTTGGGCTATGTTGAGCCATACCCAAATGAAAGCATCAGTCATTATCTGGGACGCTTGCGCCGATTTAAGGCTAACAGTCTTCCTTCAGGATATTCTTTAGGAAAAATTACTGGTCTTGGTGCTATCACAACGCGATGGGAGAAGCTTTATTTCAATCCATTTCCGAGTCTTGAGGAATTAAAAGCTTTGAGTAAGCTGATTGGTGTGCAGGTCGAGAGGTTATATGAGATGCTGCCACCAAAGGATATGACTATGAAACCCAGACCAATTCGGTTATGTGGTGCTTGCTATGCAGAAGCTCCTTGTCACCTCATTGAGTGGCAGTATAAGGATAAACTTAAATGCGATCGCCACAATTTACGCTTATTAACAAAATGTACTAATTGTGAAACACCTTTCCCAATTCCCGCAGATTGGGCAGAAGGTGAATGCCCTCATTGTTTTTTGTCTTTTGCTAAAATGGCGAAGCTTCAGAAAAAGCTTTCAAAGTAG
- a CDS encoding helix-turn-helix domain-containing protein yields the protein MSENQVIRWKLNEVMARKRVKNKDLAMILGITENSIYRLRKVDEMPRLAPERLNGICKALNCQPGELLEYLPDEGGGNVISQADIV from the coding sequence ATGTCTGAGAATCAAGTGATTCGCTGGAAATTAAATGAAGTGATGGCGCGAAAGCGGGTTAAAAATAAGGATTTAGCTATGATACTTGGTATAACTGAAAACTCAATTTATAGATTGCGTAAGGTTGATGAAATGCCAAGATTAGCACCGGAACGATTGAATGGCATTTGCAAGGCGTTGAATTGTCAACCAGGGGAACTATTGGAATATCTGCCAGATGAAGGTGGAGGAAATGTTATTTCTCAGGCTGATATAGTTTAA
- the drmC gene encoding DISARM system phospholipase D-like protein DrmC translates to MAFLQLSRPTLLKLATALENGRLSPPFLISAIINYVPATLSQIVVDELNHLTGEGVKCSYIAYTLRLLAAERSASQQIRDRIELVWTGPEVTGSQSRDTSVVVRELFSKAKKSVLISSFAIDKGEKARKLFQVLAERMDANPELYVQMFLNIQRPHHSEVAESVLLREFARTFRCDIWVGERLPEVYYDVRSLAVDVKQKSSLHAKCIVVDEESVLITSANFTEAAQERNIEAGVLLTDSATAQALRLQFDSLLSHKILRPLPGI, encoded by the coding sequence ATGGCTTTTTTGCAACTGAGCCGCCCAACTTTACTGAAACTAGCAACAGCATTAGAAAACGGCAGGCTATCCCCTCCTTTTCTGATATCAGCAATCATTAACTACGTACCCGCAACTTTAAGTCAAATAGTAGTTGATGAACTTAATCATCTTACTGGTGAAGGCGTAAAATGCAGCTATATTGCTTATACCCTCCGCTTGCTAGCAGCAGAACGAAGCGCATCTCAACAAATACGCGATCGCATTGAGTTGGTATGGACTGGCCCAGAGGTGACTGGTTCTCAAAGCCGTGATACTAGCGTTGTTGTCCGCGAACTGTTTAGTAAAGCGAAAAAAAGTGTTCTCATCTCCAGCTTTGCCATTGATAAAGGTGAGAAAGCAAGAAAATTATTCCAGGTACTTGCGGAACGCATGGATGCCAACCCAGAACTATATGTACAAATGTTTCTTAACATCCAACGTCCACATCACAGCGAAGTAGCAGAGTCAGTATTATTGAGGGAATTTGCACGCACATTTCGCTGCGATATCTGGGTAGGGGAGAGATTACCAGAAGTCTATTATGATGTGCGATCGCTGGCAGTGGATGTTAAGCAAAAATCATCTCTCCATGCTAAGTGCATTGTTGTAGATGAGGAATCTGTGTTGATAACTTCAGCTAATTTTACAGAAGCCGCCCAGGAACGCAATATTGAAGCAGGTGTTTTGCTCACTGACTCAGCAACAGCCCAAGCGTTGCGCTTGCAGTTTGACAGTTTGTTGTCTCACAAAATACTGCGTCCTCTTCCTGGGATTTGA
- the drmB gene encoding DUF1998 domain-containing protein has product MNKSHKKIPPAGQVRQSQILSTFGPGAMVDLPEHSVLIAGLNHWRGERRRIFEDRLATRVAEILEVNNIKLYAPPVDEQDPKAPRTGINAFMFPTWFLAQVKETWYDTKTKKTFRTRPLLPWGNLVSGKYLSAEKKSIPVVPVRFVQACVKGHISDIDWYRFAHNDAENKCRGQLWLDEGGSGNDFAEIYVRCEACKKRRPLADATVRNGKVLGPCQGHRPWLGSFAQEPYCIRESTGLPEYNRLLVRSASNAYFSQILSVISLPDLDEGLRNAVNLVYEDFLQYAESVSDVKKERKKQKVAVALEQFSDEAVWEEVQRRQSGQGKPHKSIKQVEIETLLSSSLEVGEDVPDKDFYGRSRSLDNLQPAFASCIERIVLVHRLREVIAQVGFTRFEAEMPDIDGELDISVRRALLDIETTWVPAIENKGEGVFIAFRQEAIEDWLKREAVKKRGRELSRGFDIWCTRKGIDQEKEKVKFPGLPYIMLHSLSHLLIVAVSLECGYAASSIRERIYAGESGYGILLYTGSTGSEGTLGGLVEVGKRIEHHLEVALEQGRLCSNDPVCAQHRPDNEQEERFLHGSACHGCLLIAETSCERRNEFLDRALVVSTVEGFGAEFFPE; this is encoded by the coding sequence ATGAATAAATCTCACAAAAAAATTCCCCCAGCCGGACAAGTGCGCCAAAGCCAAATCCTTTCTACCTTTGGGCCTGGGGCGATGGTAGACTTACCCGAACATTCCGTGTTAATTGCTGGTTTAAATCATTGGCGTGGTGAGAGAAGGCGCATCTTTGAAGACCGATTAGCAACTAGAGTTGCTGAAATTTTAGAAGTCAACAATATTAAGCTGTATGCGCCGCCAGTTGACGAACAAGACCCCAAAGCCCCCCGCACAGGGATTAATGCTTTCATGTTCCCTACTTGGTTTTTAGCCCAAGTCAAGGAAACTTGGTACGACACCAAAACCAAAAAAACATTCCGCACTCGCCCTCTGTTACCGTGGGGTAATTTGGTAAGTGGTAAATATCTGAGTGCCGAAAAAAAGTCTATACCAGTTGTACCTGTCCGCTTTGTGCAAGCCTGCGTTAAAGGTCATATTAGCGATATTGACTGGTATCGTTTTGCCCATAATGACGCTGAAAATAAGTGTCGAGGTCAGCTATGGTTAGACGAAGGTGGTTCAGGTAACGACTTCGCTGAGATTTATGTGCGTTGCGAAGCCTGTAAAAAACGCCGTCCCCTTGCCGATGCTACAGTCCGCAACGGTAAAGTGTTAGGCCCATGTCAGGGACATCGCCCTTGGCTTGGTTCTTTTGCCCAAGAACCTTACTGTATTCGTGAATCTACAGGTCTACCAGAATACAACCGCTTATTAGTTAGGTCTGCCAGCAACGCTTATTTTTCGCAAATTCTCAGCGTTATTTCCCTCCCTGACCTAGATGAGGGTTTACGAAATGCAGTGAATTTAGTTTACGAAGATTTTCTCCAATATGCGGAAAGCGTCAGCGATGTGAAAAAGGAGCGCAAAAAACAAAAGGTAGCTGTAGCTTTAGAACAATTTAGTGATGAAGCCGTCTGGGAAGAAGTACAACGGCGACAAAGTGGGCAAGGAAAACCACATAAAAGCATTAAGCAAGTGGAAATAGAGACATTGCTTTCTAGCTCCCTTGAAGTTGGGGAAGATGTCCCAGACAAAGATTTTTATGGTAGGTCGCGTAGTTTGGACAACTTACAGCCTGCGTTTGCCTCCTGCATTGAACGAATTGTTTTAGTACATCGTTTACGTGAAGTAATTGCCCAGGTGGGTTTTACTCGCTTTGAAGCGGAAATGCCAGATATCGACGGCGAACTTGATATCAGCGTCAGGCGTGCTTTGCTGGATATTGAAACTACTTGGGTTCCTGCAATTGAGAATAAAGGCGAGGGTGTATTTATTGCTTTCCGTCAGGAAGCTATTGAAGATTGGTTAAAACGAGAAGCCGTTAAAAAGCGGGGAAGAGAATTATCAAGAGGTTTTGATATCTGGTGTACGCGTAAAGGTATCGACCAGGAAAAAGAAAAAGTTAAGTTTCCTGGCTTGCCGTATATTATGCTGCATTCTCTATCACATTTATTAATTGTGGCTGTATCGTTAGAATGCGGCTATGCGGCTAGTTCCATCCGCGAACGCATCTATGCTGGTGAATCTGGTTATGGCATTCTTTTATACACTGGTTCAACTGGTTCAGAAGGGACTTTAGGCGGACTGGTAGAAGTTGGCAAACGCATTGAACACCATTTAGAAGTAGCCCTAGAGCAAGGAAGATTATGTTCCAATGACCCAGTATGCGCTCAACATCGCCCAGATAATGAGCAAGAGGAGCGTTTTCTGCACGGTTCGGCTTGTCACGGATGCTTGCTAATTGCAGAAACATCCTGCGAACGCCGCAACGAATTTCTTGACCGCGCCTTGGTTGTCTCTACAGTTGAAGGTTTTGGAGCAGAGTTTTTCCCCGAATAA
- the drmA gene encoding DISARM system helicase DrmA: MINKTINLTSDEVRSRLIEALQLDLIGPTPDDIDHAEEILDQAPSKWYLTGFLVPHGAPIEQRGDDTGDDDLDVMQGGSAGEDENVPDKPFAKKAFFPSSMGLSFLVAENASQLNLTVQWGDYFPIKDNSVAESQNDSGAEEILSPLEIETTIPQPEADKGLSGCWKRIPRQAQITVPLKLPLHQSQSTKTIPIPDSNGLQLVVSIRPVTSKELVLAGTRSVSVFLVNNRLSTSDKQRDISYIFQASLIIHTPEPLVARPNLRGRDNHDWDENVADLQYRDDYEYAVGHNVSAIALTNPDSSCQEIRTAWIPTTDVEKVIATEEELKDVELRMEALANAPTPAALQKMLSPMVDAYADWIQEQRTKCPTEPKRLNVALDLLRRAEIANKRIDAGIKALNDPQIFEAFCIANRAIATAIRQRTTHGKTITPEIVAPPKWRPFQLAFLLMNLAGIAYPENGDRELVDLLFFPTGGGKTEAYLGLAAFTLVLRRLRYPGIKSAGLSVLMRYTLRLLTLDQLGRAATMICALELERQKNPQKLGTWPFEIGLWVGQAATPNRMGKKGDNDENSARERTRAFQNNDRNPSPIPLENCPWCGTKFNRNSFQLQPNPDQPTNLQVFCANRRCNFRGDNPLPIVTVDEPLYRRLPCFIISTVDKFATLPWVGETGALFGRVDRYDSDGFYGPTQLNRGKPLGSYLPPPDLIIQDELHLISGPLGTMVGLYETAIDALCSQEIEGKKIRPKIVASTATVRRASKQIQALFGRSEVDIFPPPGPDRRDSFFAKTVPATVKNARTYVGIAAQGRSLKVVLLRSYLALLGAAQKHWLEQGGKKNNKNPADPYMTLLGYFNSLRELGGSRRIVEDEVKSRLLRYSQHQRVDETSGLFADRKIDDEPEELTSRVSTSEVADTKRRMELTFDQDDKVDVVLATNMISVGLDITRLGLMVVLGQPKTAAEYIQATSRVGRDEERPGLVVTLLNIHRPRDRSHYERFFAWHSTFYRAVEATSVTPFSPRAIDRGIAAITVALARLGHPGMTAPTRAFDITQHRQELEFVVETIAQRAEMHDKELDANEAEALRHKVKNQVIDLLDDWTSIANGKISLQYQREVGEAPPLIFDPLDPELRNQPQKAQRFKAQRSLRDVEPTVNLWVINPYGHEVEEKGK, from the coding sequence ATGATAAATAAAACGATAAATCTAACCTCGGACGAAGTGCGATCGCGCCTCATCGAAGCCTTACAACTCGACCTTATAGGCCCCACCCCCGATGATATTGACCACGCAGAAGAAATTCTCGACCAAGCACCATCAAAATGGTATCTTACAGGTTTTCTTGTTCCACATGGCGCACCCATCGAACAGCGTGGAGATGATACTGGCGATGATGATTTAGACGTAATGCAAGGCGGTAGCGCGGGAGAAGATGAAAATGTCCCAGACAAACCATTCGCCAAGAAAGCTTTTTTCCCTTCATCGATGGGTTTAAGTTTTCTAGTTGCTGAAAATGCCAGTCAACTTAATCTCACAGTGCAATGGGGTGATTATTTCCCAATCAAAGATAATTCTGTAGCAGAATCTCAGAATGATTCTGGTGCGGAAGAAATTCTATCACCCTTGGAAATAGAAACGACAATCCCTCAACCAGAAGCAGATAAAGGTTTATCTGGATGCTGGAAGCGGATTCCACGCCAAGCCCAAATCACTGTTCCTTTAAAATTACCGCTTCATCAAAGCCAATCGACCAAAACTATTCCTATACCTGATAGTAACGGTTTACAACTCGTCGTCTCCATCCGTCCTGTAACATCTAAGGAACTTGTCCTGGCTGGAACTCGTTCTGTTTCCGTATTTCTAGTTAATAATCGCCTCTCCACCTCAGATAAACAGCGCGATATTAGCTATATTTTTCAAGCCAGTTTAATCATCCATACCCCAGAACCATTAGTAGCCCGTCCCAACTTACGCGGACGAGATAATCATGATTGGGATGAAAACGTCGCAGATTTACAATACCGCGATGATTATGAATATGCAGTGGGTCATAACGTTAGTGCGATCGCACTTACCAATCCTGATAGTAGCTGTCAAGAAATACGTACAGCATGGATACCTACGACTGATGTGGAAAAGGTGATAGCTACAGAAGAGGAACTAAAAGACGTTGAATTGAGAATGGAAGCTTTAGCTAATGCACCCACACCAGCAGCATTACAAAAAATGCTGAGTCCAATGGTGGATGCTTACGCTGATTGGATTCAAGAACAACGCACAAAATGTCCCACCGAACCCAAGCGGTTAAATGTCGCCCTAGATTTACTCCGTCGTGCGGAAATTGCTAACAAGCGCATCGACGCTGGTATCAAAGCGTTAAATGACCCACAAATATTTGAAGCTTTCTGCATTGCTAATCGCGCCATTGCTACAGCCATTCGTCAGCGTACTACTCATGGTAAAACTATCACGCCTGAAATAGTAGCACCACCAAAATGGCGACCCTTCCAGTTAGCATTTTTACTGATGAACTTAGCAGGGATAGCTTACCCCGAAAATGGCGATCGTGAATTAGTCGATTTGCTATTCTTCCCCACAGGTGGTGGTAAAACCGAAGCATACTTAGGACTCGCAGCCTTTACCCTTGTCCTGCGGCGACTGCGTTATCCCGGTATCAAATCGGCTGGTTTAAGCGTCCTCATGCGCTATACCCTGCGTCTTTTAACTCTCGACCAACTCGGACGGGCGGCGACGATGATTTGCGCCTTAGAATTGGAACGCCAGAAAAACCCGCAGAAGTTAGGAACTTGGCCGTTTGAAATTGGGCTATGGGTAGGACAAGCCGCAACACCCAACCGCATGGGTAAAAAGGGAGATAACGACGAAAACAGTGCTAGAGAACGTACTCGTGCTTTTCAAAATAACGATCGCAACCCCTCACCCATTCCCTTAGAAAATTGTCCTTGGTGTGGGACAAAATTTAATCGCAACTCATTCCAATTACAGCCAAACCCCGACCAACCAACCAATTTACAAGTATTTTGTGCTAACCGTCGGTGTAATTTCCGTGGTGACAATCCTTTACCAATAGTCACCGTAGACGAGCCACTATACCGCCGTCTACCTTGTTTTATTATCTCTACAGTAGATAAATTCGCCACCCTGCCTTGGGTGGGAGAAACAGGTGCATTATTTGGACGAGTAGACCGCTACGACAGTGATGGTTTTTACGGACCCACTCAACTAAATCGCGGTAAACCCCTTGGCAGTTATTTACCACCACCAGACCTAATTATCCAAGACGAATTACATTTAATTTCCGGCCCTTTGGGAACAATGGTAGGTCTATATGAAACAGCCATTGATGCTTTGTGTAGCCAAGAGATAGAGGGTAAAAAAATTCGTCCGAAAATAGTTGCTTCCACTGCGACAGTCCGCCGCGCCAGCAAACAAATTCAAGCTTTATTCGGTCGTAGTGAAGTTGATATATTTCCACCACCAGGGCCAGACAGACGCGATTCATTCTTTGCTAAAACCGTCCCCGCCACAGTCAAAAATGCCCGTACTTATGTAGGAATTGCTGCTCAAGGACGCAGTTTAAAGGTAGTGTTATTGCGTAGCTATTTAGCATTGTTAGGCGCAGCCCAAAAGCACTGGCTAGAACAAGGGGGCAAGAAGAATAATAAGAACCCAGCCGACCCTTACATGACGCTGTTAGGTTACTTTAACTCCCTACGTGAACTAGGTGGTAGTCGGCGCATTGTAGAAGATGAAGTCAAATCTCGTCTATTACGTTACAGCCAGCATCAGCGAGTTGACGAAACTTCAGGGTTATTTGCTGACCGGAAAATTGATGATGAACCAGAAGAACTAACCTCCCGTGTCAGCACTAGCGAAGTTGCAGATACTAAGCGGCGAATGGAATTAACTTTTGATCAAGACGACAAGGTTGATGTAGTTTTAGCAACCAATATGATTTCCGTAGGTTTAGATATTACCCGCTTGGGTTTAATGGTAGTTCTCGGTCAACCCAAGACAGCCGCCGAATATATCCAAGCTACCAGCCGTGTAGGACGGGATGAGGAACGACCGGGTTTAGTAGTGACGTTATTGAACATTCATCGTCCACGCGATCGCTCTCATTATGAACGCTTTTTTGCTTGGCATTCAACATTTTACCGAGCAGTAGAAGCTACCAGCGTAACGCCCTTTTCTCCCCGCGCTATTGACCGAGGTATTGCCGCCATTACCGTTGCTTTGGCACGGCTAGGACATCCAGGAATGACAGCACCAACTCGCGCTTTCGATATTACCCAACATCGCCAAGAACTAGAGTTTGTTGTGGAAACCATTGCACAAAGAGCAGAAATGCACGATAAGGAACTGGATGCAAATGAAGCCGAAGCACTACGCCATAAAGTGAAAAATCAAGTCATAGATTTACTCGATGATTGGACAAGTATCGCCAATGGAAAAATTAGCCTGCAATATCAACGGGAAGTAGGCGAAGCACCACCACTAATATTTGACCCCCTCGACCCCGAATTAAGGAATCAACCACAAAAAGCACAAAGGTTTAAAGCACAGCGAAGTTTGCGTGATGTCGAACCAACAGTCAATCTCTGGGTAATTAATCCTTACGGACATGAGGTAGAGGAGAAAGGAAAATGA
- the tnpA gene encoding IS200/IS605 family transposase → MSLWRLYYHIVWATKQRLPLIMPSKESDLHNYIIGKSDALNCIVHGIGGMEDHIHLVVSIPPTLAIADFVKKIKGSSSYYFNHNISATSDKFSWQEGYGVFSLGSKQLEQAINYVKNQKIHHLQGTTNSHLENI, encoded by the coding sequence ATGTCCTTATGGCGGCTTTACTATCACATTGTCTGGGCAACAAAACAACGCCTACCTCTGATTATGCCCAGCAAAGAATCTGATCTTCATAATTATATTATTGGTAAATCAGATGCACTAAATTGTATTGTTCATGGGATAGGTGGCATGGAAGACCATATTCATTTAGTTGTTTCTATTCCTCCAACACTAGCAATTGCAGATTTTGTTAAAAAAATTAAAGGCAGTAGTTCTTATTATTTCAATCATAATATTTCTGCCACGTCGGATAAATTTTCTTGGCAGGAAGGTTATGGGGTTTTCTCTTTAGGTAGTAAGCAACTTGAGCAGGCTATTAATTATGTTAAAAATCAAAAAATACATCATTTACAAGGGACAACAAATTCTCATTTGGAAAATATTTAA